A single region of the Halopiger xanaduensis SH-6 genome encodes:
- a CDS encoding EamA family transporter — protein sequence MEYLLWVVVAFLTYGLMAPLTSSVTEDVPPAVALFLSTVIFLCATSGVLLVTGTGTPADAASPAAGYVYVAGLFLSTGILAYYQALEIGPVSTVVPIYGLFIVGSSLVGIAFLGEELTATRAAGIGVAALAIYLAAGGEE from the coding sequence ATGGAGTATCTGCTGTGGGTCGTCGTCGCGTTTCTCACCTACGGGCTGATGGCCCCGCTGACGAGTTCGGTGACGGAGGACGTGCCGCCCGCGGTCGCGCTGTTCCTCTCGACGGTGATCTTTCTCTGCGCGACTAGCGGCGTACTCCTCGTGACGGGAACCGGTACCCCCGCGGACGCCGCCAGTCCCGCGGCGGGCTACGTCTACGTCGCCGGCCTGTTCCTCTCGACTGGTATCCTCGCGTACTACCAGGCGCTCGAAATCGGCCCCGTAAGCACCGTCGTGCCGATCTACGGGCTCTTTATCGTCGGCAGTTCGCTGGTCGGCATCGCCTTCCTCGGCGAGGAGCTGACTGCGACTCGAGCCGCCGGCATCGGCGTGGCGGCACTCGCGATCTACCTCGCGGCCGGAGGTGAGGAGTGA
- a CDS encoding 2,3,4,5-tetrahydropyridine-2,6-dicarboxylate N-succinyltransferase, with translation MSALESEVSELWDRYQNDDVDAESAGEDEYATIDAFLEALEDGEVRAAEKRNGEWEANEWVKQGILLNFGLRENQAYDYGGVDHYDVLPLRETEDLGDRGTRNTPDGTTIRRGAYLGSDCIMMSPSFVNIGAYVGDGTLVDSCDTVGSCAQIGENVKLGANTLIGGVLEPVENAPVIIEDNVSLGAGCRVTSGFVVGENSVVGENTLLTPRIPVYDLVEEEVLYGELPADRRAFTRFVESSVSDHDLFEGGAYKPAVVATDLETETLEATEREDALRG, from the coding sequence ATGAGCGCACTCGAGAGCGAGGTTTCCGAGCTGTGGGACCGCTACCAGAACGACGACGTCGACGCCGAGAGCGCCGGCGAGGACGAGTACGCGACGATCGACGCCTTCCTCGAGGCCCTCGAGGACGGCGAGGTTCGCGCCGCCGAGAAGCGCAACGGCGAGTGGGAGGCCAACGAGTGGGTCAAGCAGGGCATCCTGCTGAACTTCGGTCTCCGCGAGAACCAGGCCTACGACTACGGCGGCGTCGACCACTACGACGTGCTCCCGCTGCGCGAGACCGAGGACCTGGGCGACCGGGGCACTCGCAACACGCCCGACGGGACGACGATCCGCCGGGGCGCCTACCTCGGCTCGGACTGCATCATGATGAGCCCGAGCTTCGTCAACATCGGCGCCTACGTCGGCGACGGGACGCTCGTCGACTCCTGCGACACCGTGGGATCGTGCGCCCAGATCGGCGAGAACGTCAAGCTCGGTGCGAACACCCTCATCGGCGGCGTCCTCGAGCCGGTTGAGAACGCGCCGGTCATCATCGAGGACAACGTCTCGCTGGGCGCGGGCTGTCGGGTCACCTCCGGGTTCGTCGTCGGCGAGAACAGCGTCGTCGGCGAGAACACGCTCCTGACGCCGCGCATCCCGGTCTACGACCTCGTCGAGGAGGAAGTGCTCTACGGCGAACTGCCCGCCGACCGCCGCGCGTTCACCCGCTTCGTCGAGTCCTCGGTCAGCGACCACGATCTCTTCGAGGGCGGCGCCTACAAGCCCGCCGTCGTCGCCACTGACCTCGAGACGGAGACGCTCGAGGCGACCGAGCGCGAGGACGCGCTGCGAGGGTAA
- the purH gene encoding bifunctional phosphoribosylaminoimidazolecarboxamide formyltransferase/IMP cyclohydrolase, whose amino-acid sequence MTRIAGMAGNRGRNLLNIADRRPGRAELAVVLTNDEDAPVLEAAAERGIPTEIVPLEDGMSRREHEEAVLEALSDYDFDLVCLDGYMRILSDTFLEEAPTTLNVHPALLPSFPGMDAWGDALEAGVSVTGCTVHVVTDATDDEGGVVESEVDAGPIVTQEPIPVYEGDDEETLKERVLYEGEFRAYPRAVKWFAEDAVDVDLEAGEVTVDADTPTAPDSEGLPNRRLVSSDRADTLRYGENPHQDAAVYADYTCDEASVVHADQLNEGAKALSYNNYNDADGALNLIKEFDEPAAAVIKHTNPAGCATADSLADAYEKALSTDPMSAFGGIVALNRECDAATAEQIVDSFKEVVVAPGYTDDALEVLFEKENLRVLDVGELGERTERFTEKPLVGGRLVQERDLQSISVDDLEIVTEREPTEEELETMVFAWQTLKHVKSNGILFADGTETVGIGMGQVSRVDAVRLAAMKADEHAEGKDAEGAVMASDAFFPFPDGIEEAAEVGIEAVIQPGGSVNDEDVIEAADEHGMAMVFTGQRSFRHD is encoded by the coding sequence ATGACGCGAATCGCCGGGATGGCCGGCAACCGAGGGCGTAACCTGTTGAACATCGCCGACAGACGGCCGGGCAGGGCCGAACTCGCCGTCGTCCTGACGAACGACGAGGACGCGCCGGTGCTCGAGGCCGCCGCCGAGCGCGGAATTCCGACCGAAATCGTCCCGCTCGAGGATGGCATGAGCCGCCGCGAGCACGAGGAAGCGGTGCTCGAGGCCCTGTCGGACTACGACTTCGACTTAGTCTGTCTCGACGGCTACATGCGTATCCTCTCGGACACATTCCTCGAGGAAGCCCCGACCACGCTGAACGTCCACCCCGCGCTGCTGCCGTCGTTCCCGGGGATGGACGCATGGGGCGACGCGCTCGAGGCGGGCGTCTCGGTTACCGGCTGTACGGTCCACGTCGTCACCGACGCGACCGACGACGAGGGCGGGGTCGTCGAGAGCGAGGTCGACGCCGGCCCGATCGTCACCCAGGAGCCGATCCCGGTCTACGAGGGCGACGACGAGGAGACGCTCAAGGAGCGGGTTCTCTACGAGGGCGAGTTCCGCGCGTACCCCCGCGCCGTGAAGTGGTTCGCCGAGGACGCCGTAGACGTGGATCTCGAGGCGGGCGAGGTGACTGTCGACGCCGATACTCCGACGGCTCCGGATTCCGAGGGGCTGCCGAACCGGCGGCTCGTCTCGAGCGACCGCGCGGACACCCTCCGATACGGCGAGAATCCGCACCAGGACGCCGCCGTCTACGCCGACTACACCTGCGACGAGGCCAGCGTCGTCCACGCCGACCAGTTGAACGAGGGCGCGAAGGCCCTCTCGTACAACAACTACAACGACGCCGACGGCGCCCTGAACCTCATCAAGGAGTTCGACGAGCCCGCCGCGGCGGTCATCAAGCACACCAACCCAGCCGGCTGCGCGACAGCCGATTCGCTGGCCGATGCTTACGAGAAGGCCCTCTCGACGGACCCGATGAGCGCCTTCGGCGGCATCGTCGCCCTGAATCGGGAGTGTGACGCCGCCACTGCGGAGCAGATCGTCGACTCGTTCAAGGAGGTCGTCGTCGCGCCCGGCTACACCGACGACGCCCTCGAGGTGCTCTTCGAGAAGGAGAACCTGCGCGTGCTCGACGTTGGCGAACTGGGCGAGCGCACGGAGCGCTTCACTGAAAAGCCGCTGGTGGGCGGCCGACTCGTGCAGGAACGCGACCTGCAGTCGATCTCGGTCGACGACCTCGAGATCGTCACCGAGCGCGAGCCGACAGAGGAGGAACTCGAGACGATGGTGTTCGCGTGGCAGACGCTCAAGCACGTCAAATCGAACGGCATCCTCTTCGCAGACGGCACCGAGACGGTCGGCATCGGCATGGGCCAGGTGTCCCGCGTCGACGCGGTCCGCTTGGCGGCGATGAAGGCCGACGAGCACGCGGAGGGCAAGGACGCCGAGGGTGCGGTCATGGCCTCGGACGCCTTCTTCCCGTTCCCCGACGGCATCGAGGAGGCCGCCGAGGTGGGCATCGAGGCGGTTATCCAGCCCGGCGGCTCGGTCAACGACGAGGACGTGATCGAAGCCGCGGACGAGCACGGGATGGCGATGGTGTTTACGGGCCAGCGGAGTTTCAGACACGACTAG
- the dapB gene encoding 4-hydroxy-tetrahydrodipicolinate reductase, translating into MTTRIGVTGATGRMGREVIAAVAEREDCEVAFAVNRDPDDDNVAGVDVQPAAEFDALVADREPDAVIDFTGPESALEYVRACAEAGVPFVTGTTGFDDDQRETLQAASDEIPVLHAPNFARGVQALVNVVGDAVQSLEGYDVELVETHHNGKRDAPSGTANRLLEEIEANGDFKDRKHGREGFDPREEGEIGVHVLRAGDITGEHEIVIAGNHEEVRLTHRAEDRGVFAAGAVDAAVWLAEREPGSYDFADVIAS; encoded by the coding sequence ATGACGACGCGGATCGGCGTCACCGGTGCGACCGGCCGCATGGGCCGGGAAGTGATCGCGGCCGTCGCCGAGCGCGAGGACTGCGAGGTCGCGTTCGCGGTCAATCGCGACCCCGACGACGACAATGTCGCGGGCGTCGACGTCCAGCCGGCGGCGGAGTTCGACGCGCTGGTCGCCGACCGCGAGCCAGACGCCGTTATCGACTTCACCGGCCCCGAATCGGCTCTCGAGTACGTCCGGGCCTGCGCCGAGGCGGGCGTCCCCTTCGTTACCGGGACGACGGGGTTCGACGACGACCAGCGGGAGACACTGCAGGCCGCCAGCGACGAGATTCCGGTACTCCACGCGCCGAACTTCGCCCGCGGCGTCCAGGCGCTCGTCAACGTCGTCGGCGACGCCGTCCAGAGTCTGGAGGGGTACGACGTCGAACTCGTCGAGACCCACCACAACGGAAAGCGCGACGCGCCGAGCGGGACGGCGAACCGCCTGCTCGAGGAGATCGAAGCCAACGGCGATTTTAAGGACCGGAAACACGGCCGCGAAGGGTTCGATCCCCGCGAAGAGGGCGAGATCGGCGTTCACGTCCTCCGCGCGGGCGACATCACCGGCGAGCACGAGATCGTCATCGCCGGCAACCACGAGGAGGTCCGCCTGACCCACCGCGCGGAAGACCGGGGCGTCTTCGCCGCCGGCGCGGTCGATGCAGCCGTCTGGCTCGCCGAGCGCGAACCCGGCAGCTACGATTTCGCGGACGTCATCGCGTCGTAG
- a CDS encoding DUF7344 domain-containing protein, whose protein sequence is MGERIRRGSNESTPDRPSPTESAVTDPATTNRLDELFSLLSNSRRRWLLYALATADGAVVERSQLVSWLADVEASGAAESNDALEGRIAHDLHHNQLPRLEAAGIVDYDPRQGTVRYDGLPFRTEWLEHAHYKETGELLSEAETRR, encoded by the coding sequence ATGGGTGAGCGAATCCGCCGGGGATCGAACGAATCGACGCCGGACCGACCGTCCCCGACGGAATCAGCCGTCACCGATCCAGCCACTACGAACAGACTAGACGAGCTGTTTTCCCTGCTGTCGAACTCCCGCCGACGGTGGCTACTCTACGCGCTCGCGACCGCGGACGGTGCGGTCGTCGAACGCTCGCAACTCGTCTCGTGGCTCGCCGACGTCGAAGCGAGCGGCGCGGCCGAGTCCAACGACGCACTCGAGGGTCGGATCGCACACGACCTGCACCACAACCAGCTCCCACGGCTCGAGGCGGCCGGCATCGTCGACTACGATCCGCGCCAGGGAACGGTCCGCTACGACGGATTACCGTTCCGGACAGAGTGGCTCGAGCACGCCCACTACAAGGAGACGGGCGAGTTGCTGTCGGAAGCTGAAACGCGTCGGTAG
- the lysA gene encoding diaminopimelate decarboxylase produces MTDRADSPAVRRLDDWDFEELEALADEHDTPLYVMDLDRVKENYSRFSAAFPDAHVMYAAKAHTGKAVLEAVLEAGGTIECAAWGELQRAIDAGADPNELQYTAVNPPDHDLDYAADLATEHPGLTITIGATDTLDRLAERGYDGRIAIRINPGIGTGHHEKVATGADAKFGIPYERVPDVADRVREEFDLVGIHAHAGSGVLTDDLEDHCRAISRVGDMARRVGDADLEFVDVGGGYGVPYREDEAPLDLEKTSDMVREAVGDLDAQLKLEPGRYIVADAGLILSEVNTIKEAPDTTVVGIDASLATLIRPAMFGSYHPMLNVSSPDREPREVTVGGPVCTSADVFAHDRPIARPEREDVIAIGNAGSYGYELASQFHSQPRPAEVALEDGEARVVRRRETLEDVTRVEREAERDE; encoded by the coding sequence ATGACCGACCGCGCGGATTCGCCGGCCGTTCGCCGGCTCGACGACTGGGATTTCGAGGAACTCGAGGCCCTCGCAGACGAGCACGATACGCCGCTGTACGTGATGGACCTCGATCGCGTGAAGGAAAACTACAGCCGCTTCTCGGCGGCCTTTCCCGACGCCCACGTGATGTACGCCGCGAAAGCGCACACGGGCAAAGCCGTCCTCGAGGCGGTCCTCGAGGCCGGCGGCACGATCGAGTGTGCCGCCTGGGGCGAACTGCAGCGGGCGATCGACGCCGGCGCGGATCCGAACGAACTCCAGTACACGGCCGTCAACCCGCCGGATCACGACCTCGACTACGCGGCCGATCTGGCCACCGAGCACCCGGGCCTGACGATCACGATCGGCGCGACGGATACCCTCGACCGCCTCGCCGAGCGGGGCTACGACGGCCGCATCGCCATCCGGATCAACCCCGGCATCGGCACCGGCCACCACGAGAAGGTCGCGACCGGCGCCGACGCGAAGTTCGGCATCCCCTACGAGCGCGTTCCCGACGTGGCGGACCGCGTCCGCGAGGAGTTCGACCTCGTCGGCATCCACGCCCACGCCGGCAGCGGCGTGCTGACCGACGACCTCGAGGACCACTGCCGCGCAATCTCCCGCGTCGGCGACATGGCCCGCCGCGTCGGCGACGCGGACCTCGAGTTCGTCGACGTCGGCGGCGGCTACGGCGTTCCCTACCGCGAGGACGAGGCGCCGCTGGACCTCGAGAAAACGTCCGATATGGTCCGCGAGGCCGTCGGCGACCTCGACGCACAACTGAAACTCGAGCCCGGCCGCTACATCGTCGCCGATGCGGGACTGATCCTCTCGGAAGTCAACACGATCAAGGAAGCGCCGGACACGACCGTCGTCGGCATCGACGCCAGCCTCGCGACCCTCATTCGACCCGCGATGTTCGGCTCCTACCACCCGATGCTGAACGTCAGCTCGCCCGACCGCGAGCCCCGCGAAGTAACCGTCGGCGGCCCCGTCTGTACCAGCGCCGACGTCTTCGCCCACGACCGGCCGATCGCCCGGCCGGAGCGCGAGGACGTCATCGCGATCGGCAACGCCGGCTCCTACGGCTACGAACTCGCCAGCCAGTTCCACTCCCAGCCCCGGCCCGCCGAGGTCGCCCTCGAGGACGGCGAGGCCCGCGTCGTCCGGCGCCGGGAGACGCTCGAGGACGTGACGCGCGTGGAGCGAGAGGCGGAGCGGGACGAGTGA
- a CDS encoding M20 family metallopeptidase has translation MSGDANTDFDLAEFHAEAVGTPSHEDVSEMRELVCETLRDAGLEPEVDELGNVLATRGGSAGESETDGDADGPHIVLNTHMDTVAPHVPYERDGDVVRGRGACDAKGPLAALLAAFLRVEPTAGRVTLAITYDEETLMTGAAGLQETLAPSADGFVVGEPTNLDVCIAARGQCEGTVTIRGEGGHAAQVPAERNAVFGLASVLEALRRYDDESGPDEDEVLGAPKLTATMLEGGEAPNRVPEACTVTFDRRSVPPETADSFRADLEAYLKAQDRVPDGLEVSVDLIRPDTPFPKPFVTDADDRLVRTLRDASGGDVRPFGAATEAGFFAADAPTVVFGPGVLEDDEGGVAHSEREYVRLPDVRAAADALEKTLVELVG, from the coding sequence ATGAGCGGCGACGCCAATACGGACTTCGACCTCGCCGAGTTCCACGCCGAGGCGGTGGGAACGCCCTCCCACGAGGACGTCTCCGAGATGCGCGAGTTGGTGTGCGAGACGCTTCGGGACGCGGGTCTCGAGCCCGAAGTCGACGAACTGGGGAACGTGCTCGCGACTCGAGGCGGGAGCGCGGGCGAGTCCGAGACCGACGGCGACGCGGATGGCCCACACATCGTCCTGAACACCCACATGGACACCGTCGCGCCCCACGTCCCCTACGAGCGCGACGGCGACGTCGTGCGCGGTCGGGGCGCCTGCGACGCGAAGGGGCCGCTGGCCGCCCTACTGGCCGCCTTCCTGCGCGTCGAGCCGACCGCCGGCCGGGTCACGCTGGCGATCACGTACGACGAGGAGACGCTGATGACCGGCGCCGCAGGGCTACAGGAGACGCTGGCGCCGTCTGCCGACGGCTTCGTCGTCGGCGAACCCACGAATCTCGACGTCTGCATCGCCGCCCGCGGCCAGTGCGAGGGGACGGTCACGATCCGCGGCGAGGGCGGCCACGCCGCGCAGGTGCCCGCCGAGCGAAACGCCGTCTTCGGCCTCGCGAGCGTCCTCGAGGCGCTCCGGCGCTACGACGACGAATCGGGGCCCGACGAGGACGAGGTACTCGGCGCGCCGAAACTCACGGCGACGATGCTCGAGGGCGGCGAGGCGCCGAACCGCGTTCCCGAGGCGTGTACGGTGACGTTCGACCGCCGAAGCGTTCCTCCAGAGACCGCCGACTCGTTCCGAGCGGATCTCGAGGCCTACCTCAAGGCGCAGGACCGCGTGCCGGACGGCCTCGAGGTCTCGGTCGACCTCATCCGCCCGGACACGCCGTTCCCGAAGCCGTTCGTGACCGATGCGGACGACCGCTTGGTGCGGACGCTGCGGGACGCGAGCGGCGGCGACGTGCGGCCGTTCGGTGCGGCGACCGAAGCCGGCTTCTTCGCCGCCGACGCGCCGACCGTCGTCTTCGGGCCGGGCGTCCTCGAGGACGACGAGGGCGGCGTCGCACACTCCGAACGCGAGTACGTGCGGCTCCCGGACGTTCGGGCGGCGGCGGACGCGCTCGAGAAGACGCTCGTCGAACTCGTCGGCTGA
- the dapA gene encoding 4-hydroxy-tetrahydrodipicolinate synthase, which translates to MSTPLDLEGVFPAMCTPFDDDERIDFETLQEDAQRLEAAGVDGLVPVGSTGESATLTHDEHVRVVEAVIEAVDDVPVIAGTGSNNTREALELSERAADAGADGLLLISPYYNKPEQRGLVDHYRTIADAVDLPQIVYNVPSRTGRNIEPDTAVELASHENIAGYKAASGDLGQIGEVVERTRDEDFAVLSGDDALTLPMLSVGATGAISVAANIEPERTCAMVGAALDGDYARARALHHELGPLFRELFVETNPIPVKEAMQIRGYGPARLRSPLTRLSEEYREDLAAVLADLEESSTEVADAGTEGDR; encoded by the coding sequence ATGAGCACACCACTCGACCTCGAGGGCGTCTTCCCGGCGATGTGTACGCCCTTCGACGACGACGAACGCATCGACTTCGAAACGCTCCAAGAAGACGCCCAGCGGCTCGAGGCCGCGGGCGTCGACGGGCTGGTCCCCGTCGGCTCCACCGGCGAATCGGCGACGCTGACCCACGACGAACACGTCCGCGTCGTCGAGGCCGTCATCGAGGCCGTCGACGACGTGCCCGTCATCGCGGGCACCGGCTCGAACAACACCCGCGAAGCGCTCGAGTTGTCCGAGCGCGCGGCCGACGCGGGCGCGGACGGCCTCCTCCTGATCTCGCCGTACTACAACAAGCCCGAGCAGCGCGGCCTCGTCGACCACTACCGGACGATCGCCGACGCGGTCGACCTGCCCCAGATCGTCTACAACGTCCCCTCGCGGACGGGACGGAACATCGAGCCCGACACGGCCGTCGAACTGGCGAGCCACGAGAACATCGCGGGCTACAAGGCCGCCAGCGGCGACCTCGGCCAGATCGGCGAGGTCGTCGAACGGACGCGCGACGAGGACTTCGCCGTCCTCTCGGGCGACGACGCGCTCACCCTGCCGATGCTGTCGGTCGGCGCGACGGGCGCGATCAGCGTCGCCGCCAACATCGAACCCGAGCGCACCTGTGCGATGGTCGGCGCGGCGCTCGACGGCGACTACGCGCGCGCTCGAGCGCTCCACCACGAACTCGGGCCGCTGTTCCGCGAACTGTTCGTCGAGACCAACCCCATCCCGGTCAAGGAGGCCATGCAGATCCGCGGCTACGGCCCGGCACGTCTGCGGTCGCCGCTGACCCGCCTCTCCGAGGAGTACCGCGAGGACTTAGCGGCCGTGCTCGCCGACCTCGAGGAGTCGTCGACGGAAGTCGCCGACGCGGGAACGGAGGGTGATCGATGA
- a CDS encoding EamA family transporter: protein MKRYLSLSIVACLAYSLVAPLLSIAMTDLPSTVAVFLSNSVMLVVVGLVIVYRGLPVRRYLRHPRTPHLVAMGVLLSVGLLTYYRALELGPVSVVVPIYGLFIVVSSLVGIVAFDETVTPRKVAAIGLSVVAIALMSI, encoded by the coding sequence ATGAAGCGGTACCTCTCGCTCTCGATCGTGGCCTGCCTGGCCTACAGCCTGGTCGCCCCGCTGCTCTCGATCGCGATGACCGACCTCCCGAGCACGGTGGCGGTCTTCCTCTCGAACTCGGTGATGCTCGTCGTCGTCGGGCTGGTGATCGTCTACCGCGGGCTCCCGGTCCGACGCTACCTCCGACACCCGCGAACGCCGCACCTCGTCGCGATGGGCGTGCTGCTGAGCGTCGGCCTGCTGACCTACTACCGGGCGCTGGAACTCGGCCCCGTCAGCGTCGTCGTGCCGATCTACGGCCTGTTTATCGTCGTCAGTTCGCTGGTCGGCATCGTCGCCTTCGACGAGACCGTCACGCCGCGCAAGGTCGCGGCCATCGGGCTGAGCGTCGTGGCCATCGCGTTGATGTCGATCTAA
- the cysK gene encoding cysteine synthase A, which yields MDDDSNRDSETPATLAVADGVDELIGTTPLLRLDAFADNLFGKVEAANPYSVKDRIAREMIAAAERAGALEPGGTVVESTSGNTGIGLAAVCAARGYDCVLTMPESMSIERRQLLSALGAELELTPAEDGMGGANERAEELVAERDDAILARQFENEANPAVHRETTGPEIWAATDGGVDAVVAGVGTGGTITGVSEYVKEERGDTAFTSVAVEPAESPTLSELSSDGHDIQGIGPGFVPDVLRTELIDEVRAVEAADAKAAARTLGLTEGLLVGISAGAALSAAADYAAEHPEELVVTVLPDTGERYLSTDLYDLEAEPESE from the coding sequence ATGGACGACGATAGCAACCGCGATAGCGAGACCCCGGCGACCCTCGCGGTCGCGGACGGCGTCGACGAACTGATCGGAACCACGCCGCTGCTCCGACTGGACGCCTTCGCCGACAACCTCTTCGGGAAGGTCGAGGCGGCGAACCCCTACTCGGTCAAGGATCGGATCGCCCGCGAAATGATCGCCGCGGCCGAGCGGGCGGGCGCGCTCGAGCCCGGCGGCACCGTCGTCGAGTCCACCAGCGGCAACACCGGAATCGGACTGGCGGCGGTCTGCGCTGCCCGCGGCTACGACTGCGTGCTGACGATGCCCGAGTCCATGTCGATCGAGCGGCGCCAGCTCCTGTCGGCGCTCGGCGCTGAGCTGGAACTGACGCCCGCCGAGGACGGCATGGGCGGCGCGAACGAGCGCGCCGAGGAACTCGTCGCCGAGCGCGACGACGCGATCCTGGCGCGCCAGTTCGAGAACGAGGCGAACCCGGCGGTCCATCGGGAGACGACCGGCCCCGAAATCTGGGCGGCGACCGACGGCGGGGTCGACGCGGTCGTCGCCGGCGTCGGCACCGGCGGGACGATCACCGGCGTCTCGGAGTACGTCAAAGAGGAGCGGGGCGACACCGCGTTCACGTCGGTCGCCGTCGAACCCGCCGAGTCGCCGACGCTCTCGGAGCTCAGTAGCGACGGCCACGACATTCAGGGGATCGGCCCCGGGTTCGTCCCCGACGTCCTCCGGACCGAACTGATCGACGAGGTCCGGGCCGTCGAGGCGGCCGACGCGAAGGCAGCCGCTCGCACGCTGGGCCTCACCGAGGGCCTGCTGGTCGGCATCTCCGCGGGCGCGGCGCTGTCAGCTGCCGCCGACTACGCGGCCGAGCACCCCGAGGAACTGGTCGTCACCGTCCTGCCGGACACGGGCGAACGCTACCTCTCGACGGATCTCTACGACCTCGAGGCCGAGCCGGAATCCGAGTAA
- the purB gene encoding adenylosuccinate lyase has product MTETDALYAVSPLDGRYSSRTAPLSPYASEAALMRARVRVEVEYLLALADLEATPLEIDTDEREHLRGLYEHFAQKDAQLIKKLETEGHAGFEATNHDVKAVEYFVRHRLPEGSDASAWIHFGLTSEDVNNLAHRLLVRGAIDEVLLPALYDVRDALAEMARDYRDVPMLARTHGQPATPTTFGKEMAVYASRLGRATGRIRRATDALSGKLGGASGTYAAHVAAYPDVDWQAFAEEFVTEGLGLEFEPLTTQVNPCDDLAAVFDAFRGANNVILDLDLDVWLYVSDRYLGQEAVEGETGSSTMPHKVNPIDFENSEGNLSKANSDLEFLADYITTSRLQRDLSDSTVKRNIGAAFAHCLIGYGKTQAGLEKVVPNEKVMREDLESTPEIIGEAVQTILRREGQEDAYEQVKALTRGKDVTLADFRDLFDDLVVDEDVREELRNLTPAGYTGVASELVDDLERPE; this is encoded by the coding sequence ATGACCGAGACAGACGCCCTGTACGCCGTCTCGCCGCTCGACGGGCGGTACAGCAGCCGGACCGCACCGCTGTCGCCGTACGCGAGCGAGGCCGCGCTCATGCGCGCTCGCGTCCGCGTCGAAGTCGAGTACCTGCTCGCGCTGGCCGACCTCGAGGCCACGCCGCTCGAGATCGACACCGACGAACGCGAGCACCTGCGAGGGCTCTACGAGCACTTCGCCCAGAAGGACGCCCAGTTGATCAAGAAACTCGAGACGGAGGGCCACGCCGGCTTCGAGGCGACGAACCACGACGTCAAGGCGGTCGAGTACTTCGTCCGCCACCGGCTGCCCGAGGGCAGCGACGCCTCGGCGTGGATCCACTTCGGACTGACCAGCGAGGACGTGAACAACCTCGCCCACCGGCTGCTCGTCCGCGGCGCGATCGACGAAGTGCTCCTGCCGGCGCTGTACGACGTGCGCGACGCGCTCGCCGAGATGGCCCGGGACTATCGCGACGTCCCCATGCTAGCCCGGACCCACGGCCAGCCGGCCACGCCGACCACCTTCGGCAAGGAGATGGCGGTCTACGCCTCGCGGCTCGGCCGCGCGACCGGCCGCATCCGGCGGGCGACGGACGCCCTCAGCGGGAAGCTCGGCGGCGCGTCGGGCACCTACGCCGCCCACGTCGCGGCCTATCCCGACGTCGACTGGCAGGCGTTCGCCGAGGAGTTCGTGACCGAGGGGCTGGGCCTCGAGTTCGAACCCCTCACCACGCAGGTCAACCCCTGCGACGACCTCGCGGCCGTCTTCGATGCGTTCCGCGGCGCGAACAACGTCATTCTCGACCTGGATCTGGACGTCTGGCTCTACGTCTCCGACCGCTATCTCGGCCAGGAGGCCGTCGAAGGGGAAACGGGCTCGTCGACGATGCCCCACAAGGTCAACCCGATCGACTTCGAGAACAGCGAAGGCAACCTCTCGAAGGCGAACTCCGATCTCGAGTTCCTCGCCGACTATATCACGACCTCGCGGCTCCAGCGGGACCTTTCCGATTCGACGGTCAAGCGCAACATCGGCGCGGCCTTCGCGCACTGTCTCATCGGCTACGGGAAGACGCAGGCCGGCCTCGAGAAGGTCGTCCCCAACGAGAAAGTCATGCGCGAGGACCTCGAGTCCACCCCCGAAATCATCGGCGAGGCCGTCCAGACGATCCTCCGCCGGGAAGGGCAGGAGGACGCCTACGAGCAGGTCAAGGCGCTGACCCGCGGCAAGGACGTCACGCTCGCTGACTTCCGCGATCTGTTCGACGACCTCGTGGTCGACGAGGACGTCCGCGAGGAACTTCGGAACCTGACGCCCGCGGGCTACACCGGCGTCGCGAGCGAGTTGGTCGACGACCTCGAGCGGCCCGAATAA